The Hyalangium gracile sequence GACGGTGTTTCCACCCCGCGCGACGGTGAGCGAGTTGTTGACGCCGCAGCCCTGCACGGCGCAGCCGCGGGGGTTGGACAGGCGGCAGGCCGTGCCCTTCTCCAGCAGGTTCTCGCGGTCGCCCGTGCCCGCGAAGGTGCGCAGGAAGCCGGTATCCGGCTGCAGGGCGTTGAGCGTCATGTAGCTGAACGGAGCGCGCATGGCCTCTTCGTCGGCGCTACGGCCGCCCAGGTTGGCCACCCGGAAGGCGCGCGCGGCGTGCCAGTTGTCCACCTGCTGCTTGGTGGAGTCCCACGTGCCCGGCTTCCACATGCGCAGCATCCACAGCTGCCCGCCGTAGTCGCCGATGGTGGCCGAGTCCCACAGCAGGTCGGCGTCCGCGCTGGGGTTGTCCGCGCGGCCGATGTCCATCATGGAGACGCCCGCCGCGAAGGGGTAGCGCAGGTGCTCGGAGCGGTTCTTCCCGTCACCGTAGAAGACGCTCCACACGGTGTGGCCGCTCTGGATGTCCACGATGGCCACGCCACGGCCGCGCAGCATGTGCTCGTCGAAGCCGCCGTTGAGCGCCACCACCCACCGCTCGCGAGCGACGGTGTTGTCGATGGACCACGGGCCCGGGCCGGGGTCCTCGTTCTCGCCGGCGAGCACCCGCAGGGCCTGATCCGCCGAGTCGGTGAGGGCCACCGGGCCGATGGGCGGCGGGCGGGGAGCGAAGTTGGTGAAGCTCTCGCCCACCTGCAGCGCCAGCGGGTCGCACGGCTGCGGCCACATCCACAGGAAGTCGCCCTGAGCGAGCGGCGCCGCGGTGGTCGACTCACCCGGCTCGTCACCCAGCAGGCGCGTCAGGTCCAGCGCGAAGCGGTGCACGCCGCCGCGGCCGGTGCCCACCACGGCCACCGTGCGGTACTCCTCCCACTGCTTCTTGTTGTCGGCCGGCTGGCCGCCCGCGCCGTCGATCCACACGTCGCGCACCATGGGCGAGCTGTCCACGAAGTAGGCGTGCTTGCCGATGTTGGGGCGCAGCTTGGGCAGCAGGTCCGGCGGGATGAAGGCCCACAGCTCCTCGCCCGTGCCGTCGTCGTACTTGCGCTGGCCGGTGAAGGGGTCCACATCGTCCGAGCTGGTGACCTTCCTGCCGTTGTGGAAGGCGTGCAGCATGCCGTCGTTGGCGCCCACCAGGACGATCTTGTCGCGGTCACCGGCGGCGTCCACGTACTTGTCGTAGGCGATCACCTCCGTGCGGTCCGCCGTCACGTAGTCGTTCTGCTGCGGCGTGGCGCCGGAGAAGAGCGCCGACAGACACTGCGTGGAGAAGGCGCAGAAGTTCTTCGGCATCGGCGGCTCCACGTTCGCGGGCCCCGAGTGGAAGATGTCGCCGAGCAGGAACTCGCGGTCGGTGGTGCGCTTGGCCGGGTCGGGGTTGAGCGCATCCGCGCCGCGGTACCAGTTGATGATCAGCCTGGCGCAGTCGACCGGCGACAGGGTGGCAATGCCCAGCTTGGCGGCCAGGTCCGCGCACGCGTTGGGGTTGTTGGGGATGCCCAGGTACTCCCGCAGCACGGCGGCGTTGTTCTCGTGGAACTCGATTGGCGTGTCGCGCGAGTCGATGATGCCCGCGGGGGCCGCGTTGTCGACGATGGTGTAGATCTTCCGGGTGGTCCACTTGTTGTGGGGAGCGGCGGCCAGCTTCGCGCCCGCCTCCCAGTAGGGAACGGCCGGCACGAGCGGGGACAGCAGCTTCACGAAGTTGCCCTCATCGTTCTCGATGATGGCGTCTCCCGCGGCGTCGAGGATCAGCGTGTCGTCGCAGTCGCCGTCCTGGTTGAGATCTCCTCCCGCGCTGACCCGCTTCGGATCGCAGCCCAGCAGGCGCTCGGGGCCCTCCTTGAAGCGGTAGAGGAAGCCCTGCCACGGCTCCACCTTGGAGCGGGCCGGCTTGAAGCGCGGGATGAGCGTGGCGCTGGCGCTGCGCACCTGCAGCGTGCTGGCCGCGGGGCTCGAGAAGGAGGTGGCGCGCGTCTGCACGTTGTTGATGATGTCCAGCAGCGCCTGCTTGAGGCTGGCCCCGTCCTCGGCCGTGTAGTACAGGCCGCCGCCCACGTCGGCCGCGTTCTTCAGCAGGTTGCTGTTGATGCCGAAGCCCACCGTGTAGGTGATGACGCTCTGCTTGCCGGCGGTGTTGAAGTCACCGATCTGCGGCGGGTTGTTGGCCTGCAGATCCTGCTCGTAGAGCATCTTGGCCACGTCATCCAGGTAGAGGTTCTGGTTGTCGTCGCCGGGGTTGGTCGGATTGATACCGATGTCACGGCCGGCGAGGCTGGTGCCGATCTGGCACGGCCGGGACGAGGGGCAGTACACCGGACCGCCGTTCACATCGCGCATCCTGGCGGCCATGGTGGAACTGAAGTTGTCACCGCTGGGCTCACCGTCGGTGATGATGATGACCGACGAGGTCTGGCAGCCCCAGCACACGCTGCGGCCCTGCGAGGTGAGCTGACCGTTCTTGAACTCGTTCGGGTAGAGGTAGTTGCCGCCGAAATTGAACTTGGTCCGGTAGATGCTGTCGTCCGAGGTGAAGTAGTAGCCCACGTTGAGCAGCGACTTCGCCAGCGGCGTGCCGGTGGTGAACTCGATGTTGTTGACCGTGTTGATGTAGCTGGCGCGGTTGTTGTCGAACGCCGTCGAGTCGTTGAGGATCTGCGAGCACGAGGGGTTCTGCGGCTGGAGCAGCGTGGACAGGTCGTTGTCGCTGTTGGGCGCGAAGATGGTGATGCCGGCGCGCACCCGCTTCAGGTCCTTGATGACGGACTTGAGCACCGCGCGGGCGGTGACGTACTTGGGCGGGTTGAAGTTGAGGAAGCGGCCCCAGAAGATGAAGTCCAGGTTGGTCAGCGGCGCGGTGTCACGCGCGGTGGCACCCGGCAGCTTCCACCAGCCCTTGGTGCTCAGGCACTGGATGCAGCGGTTGTAGACCGCGCTGTTGGTGGTGTTCCAGTTGGGGACCTGCGACTGGCAGGCCGACTCCTTGGTGTGCCACTGGACGTCCGGCTCGCTGCTGTCGTTCCAGTACATGTACGCATAGAACTTGTCGTCCAGGAACAGCTTGTCGAAGCCGCTGTCCGCGCCCAGCCCGGTGCCCGGATCCGGCTGGGGGTACTGGAAGGTCGGGTCCCAGCCGCGGCTGGCCTGGAACGCGTCCAGGCGCGGGTTGTCGCAGCCGTTGGTGGTGATGTTGAAGAAGACGCTGTGCTCGCTGTTGATGACCTGGGGCAGCTCG is a genomic window containing:
- a CDS encoding pilus assembly protein; this encodes MHSWTSILRRTALGLAALGIASVAFAADELGDGTKNSPACCQLTTSLVNDVLRGKDVSGDERFFSADGAPPNIHFLVDASGSMRELPQVINSEHSVFFNITTNGCDNPRLDAFQASRGWDPTFQYPQPDPGTGLGADSGFDKLFLDDKFYAYMYWNDSSEPDVQWHTKESACQSQVPNWNTTNSAVYNRCIQCLSTKGWWKLPGATARDTAPLTNLDFIFWGRFLNFNPPKYVTARAVLKSVIKDLKRVRAGITIFAPNSDNDLSTLLQPQNPSCSQILNDSTAFDNNRASYINTVNNIEFTTGTPLAKSLLNVGYYFTSDDSIYRTKFNFGGNYLYPNEFKNGQLTSQGRSVCWGCQTSSVIIITDGEPSGDNFSSTMAARMRDVNGGPVYCPSSRPCQIGTSLAGRDIGINPTNPGDDNQNLYLDDVAKMLYEQDLQANNPPQIGDFNTAGKQSVITYTVGFGINSNLLKNAADVGGGLYYTAEDGASLKQALLDIINNVQTRATSFSSPAASTLQVRSASATLIPRFKPARSKVEPWQGFLYRFKEGPERLLGCDPKRVSAGGDLNQDGDCDDTLILDAAGDAIIENDEGNFVKLLSPLVPAVPYWEAGAKLAAAPHNKWTTRKIYTIVDNAAPAGIIDSRDTPIEFHENNAAVLREYLGIPNNPNACADLAAKLGIATLSPVDCARLIINWYRGADALNPDPAKRTTDREFLLGDIFHSGPANVEPPMPKNFCAFSTQCLSALFSGATPQQNDYVTADRTEVIAYDKYVDAAGDRDKIVLVGANDGMLHAFHNGRKVTSSDDVDPFTGQRKYDDGTGEELWAFIPPDLLPKLRPNIGKHAYFVDSSPMVRDVWIDGAGGQPADNKKQWEEYRTVAVVGTGRGGVHRFALDLTRLLGDEPGESTTAAPLAQGDFLWMWPQPCDPLALQVGESFTNFAPRPPPIGPVALTDSADQALRVLAGENEDPGPGPWSIDNTVARERWVVALNGGFDEHMLRGRGVAIVDIQSGHTVWSVFYGDGKNRSEHLRYPFAAGVSMMDIGRADNPSADADLLWDSATIGDYGGQLWMLRMWKPGTWDSTKQQVDNWHAARAFRVANLGGRSADEEAMRAPFSYMTLNALQPDTGFLRTFAGTGDRENLLEKGTACRLSNPRGCAVQGCGVNNSLTVARGGNTVFSTSSVFQNFHYTAGTATTAAGGNACGGSQVTLAWNNDAANGCGNANDGSIQYTCDGNTTTWNCRETANTWAQLNFVQTTPPYPQRYYGMYTYGGTDPLRKFDTDGEATAYDNNRYTDDDLVNVSQFDSTGKVVSASQQSAAPAGKGWFIEYGIANERTGTTGTLQAGCVLWSSFEPSGASGAVCSTTGTNVARLYQSNFATGMANCAVGFYDKGQDRWARFTSSNTVAAPAEPAMQVSIGGGQVELGIGMVGPGQATHMKVQVNDDGVKSLYQLELDRRGHACRHDGDQAACDQL